CCGTATTTCCCCTCAATAAGACGTCAGGCGCAACGCGCGCCTGAAGCGAAGCGGGTCTGATGTTTCGATTCATTCTTAGAAGCGTTGGCCAGCGAATCATCCTTCTGGTTTTCATTTCCATCATCTCGCACGCCATCATTCATCTGGCGCCGGGCGAGCCGAGTCTGGTCGATCCCTCCAATCCCAGAATGAAGCCGGAGGACATTCAGAAAATCCGCGCCGCGTTCCATCTCGACGAACCCCTGCATATCCAGTACGTCTACTGGCTCCGCGATCTGTTCAAAGGGGACTTGAAGTCCTTCAAAGACAATCAGCCTGCGCTGGAAAAAATAGGCGAGCGTTTTTTGAATTCCCTGCCGCTGTTCATCGTCGCCACCCTGCTGACCTGGACGCTGGCGTTCCCGCTCGGCATCCATTCCGCTCTGCGTAAAGGCTCGACCTTTGACAAATCGACCACTTTTCTATCCTATGCGTTGATCTCCATTCCCGGATTTTTTCTTTCTTATATCTGCATCATCGTCATGGTCAAACAGTTTCACATTCCCGTCATCGGCATGGAGACCTTTGGTCTTGAAGAAGCCGACGCCTGGTCGCGGACGATGGACCGACTCGCGCATATCGCCATTCCCGCCCTGATGTCGGCGGTCGCGGGTATCGCGATACTGTCGCGTTATGTGCGTTCGCAAATGCTGGAAGTGATCGGTCAGGACTACATTCGCACCGCGCGCGCCAAGGGCCTGTCCGAAGACGTGGTGGTGTATCGACACGGATTGAGGAATGCGCTTCTCCCCTTCATCACCATGTTCGGACTGATGATACCGGGATTGATTGGCGGTTCCGTCATCATAGAAACGATTTTCGCCTGGCCGGGCATGGGGCGTTTGGGTTACGAAGCGATTCTGGCGCGGGATTTTCCGGTCGTGTTGACGCTGAATTTCATCGCCGCCATTCTCGCCCTGGTGGGAACGTTATTATCGGATATTTTGTACGCCGTGGTCGATCCGAGGATCAAATTATGAAAAGTCCGGAGACTGCGACATTGGATGCGCCTCAGTCCGCCAGCCTGTTTCACGAGAGCTGGGGCTTTTTCAAAAAAGACAAGATGGCTTACTCCAGCTTTCTGTTTCTGGTCGGCCTCGGTATTTTTGCCGTTCTTGGAAAAGCGGCGACGGCATGGATCGCCGCGTTCGATCCCTCTGCGGTGCGCCTTGCCGATAAATTCATGGCTCCGTTTTCGGCCTACCAAGGCGCTCCGGGAGACACGCCGCCGTTGTTTGGAATCTACTGGATGGGAACGGACGAATTGGGACGCGACGTTTTGTCGCGCATGCTGGAGGGAACCTCGGTGTCGCTCACCGTCGGTTTCATCGCCGTGGGAATCGCGATGGCGGTTGGTATTTTCATGGGCGGCATCGCCGGATTTTACGGCGCGAAGAAAATCGGATTCGTCACCGTGGACACGCTCATCATGCGCTTCGTCGACATCATGCTGTGCTTTCCCGCGTTCTTTCTGATTCTCACCGTGGTCGCATTGTTGCCGCCGAGCATTTACAACATCATGATCGTGATCGGCCTGACCAGCTGGATGGGCGCGGCGCGATTCGTGAGAGCGGAGTTTCTGGCGATGCGCGAACAGGATTTTGTGGTGGCGGCGAAAAGTCAGGCGATACCCGAATGGCGCATCATCTTCATACACATGGCGCCCAATGCGCTGGCTCCGGTTCTTGTCTCCGCCGTGATCGGCGTGGCGATGGCCATCCTGACGGAGTCGGGCCTGAGTTTTCTCGGCTTTGGCGTGCAACCGCCCGACGCCACCTGGGGCAATATTCTGGCGGACGGCAAGCAGTTCATTTTTGATGCGCCCTGGCTCACCTTCATTCCCGGTTGCGCCATCCTTGTGGTGGTGCTGGCCTTCAATCTTTGCGGCGAAGGTTTGCGTGAAGCCTTCAATCCCAAACTGCGCGAACGCCGCTAGAAAGGCCGAACGAACCGCTCATGATTTACCTGCGAGATCTTTCAAAACGTTTCGGCTCCAAACTGCTGTTTGAAGGCCTCAACCTGCACCTGCGCCCGCGCGAGAAAGTCGGGCTGGTGGGAGAGAACGGCGCGGGCAAATCGACCCTCTTCAAGATCATTGCCGGACAGGAACTGCCGGATGCAGGGCAGGTGGACTGGAAAAAGGGCGTGCGCTCCGCCATGCTCACCCAGGAACTGGAGCAGGAAAATGTCAGCGCGCTGGAACGCGCGCTTTCAGGACTGGAACCTTATTATCAGGTGCGGCGCGACAAGGAACGTTGCGAAGCCGACGAAGCCCTGCATCGGGAACGACCCGACGAGTGGGGCCGCCGTCTGGCGGAACTGGAAAACGAGTTCCAGCATTTGGGCGGAAGCGAACTGGAAGCCCGCGCCAAGAAAATTCTGCAGGGCCTGGGTTTCAAGCCGGGAGAAGACGCGCGCCCGCTGGAGGAATTTTCCGGCGGCTGGCGCATGCGCGTGGAACTGGCGCGGCTGTTGTTGCAGGCTCCCGACTTGTTATTACTGGATGAACCGACCAACCATCTCGACCTTCGGTCGGTCGTCTGGCTGGAATCCTTTTTACGATCTTATGAAGGCGCGCTCCTGCTCATCTCGCATGATCGCAGGTTTCTCAACGCCCTGGTCGGGCGCATCGCCGAACTGGATCGCGGCGTGTTGACCGTCTATACGGGGAATTACGACCGCTACGAAACAGAGAAGGCCGCCAAGGAAGAACGTCTGGCGGCGGAAGCGCTCAATCAGGGCAAGCGCATCGCCGAGATTGAGCGTTTTGTCGAACGCTTCAGGGCCAAGAACACCAAGGCCAAGCAGGTTCAGAGCCGTGTCAAAATGTTGGATAAAATGGAGCGGGTGCAGGTCGCGCAACAATCCAAATCCGTTCATTTTCGATTTCCACAGCCCCCGCGCACCGGGCGCATGGTGGTGCGTTTGACCGATATTGGAAAATCCTATGGCGCGGTGGAAGTGTACCGGGATTTTTCCATCGAGCTGGAACGCGGTTGGCGCATCGCGCTGGTGGGCGAGAACGGCGCCGGAAAGTCCACTTTGCTCAAGCTCATGGCGGGCGTTCTCGACGCCGATTCGGGACA
This window of the Candidatus Nitrohelix vancouverensis genome carries:
- a CDS encoding ABC transporter permease gives rise to the protein MMKSPETATLDAPQSASLFHESWGFFKKDKMAYSSFLFLVGLGIFAVLGKAATAWIAAFDPSAVRLADKFMAPFSAYQGAPGDTPPLFGIYWMGTDELGRDVLSRMLEGTSVSLTVGFIAVGIAMAVGIFMGGIAGFYGAKKIGFVTVDTLIMRFVDIMLCFPAFFLILTVVALLPPSIYNIMIVIGLTSWMGAARFVRAEFLAMREQDFVVAAKSQAIPEWRIIFIHMAPNALAPVLVSAVIGVAMAILTESGLSFLGFGVQPPDATWGNILADGKQFIFDAPWLTFIPGCAILVVVLAFNLCGEGLREAFNPKLRERR
- a CDS encoding ABC transporter permease, producing MFRFILRSVGQRIILLVFISIISHAIIHLAPGEPSLVDPSNPRMKPEDIQKIRAAFHLDEPLHIQYVYWLRDLFKGDLKSFKDNQPALEKIGERFLNSLPLFIVATLLTWTLAFPLGIHSALRKGSTFDKSTTFLSYALISIPGFFLSYICIIVMVKQFHIPVIGMETFGLEEADAWSRTMDRLAHIAIPALMSAVAGIAILSRYVRSQMLEVIGQDYIRTARAKGLSEDVVVYRHGLRNALLPFITMFGLMIPGLIGGSVIIETIFAWPGMGRLGYEAILARDFPVVLTLNFIAAILALVGTLLSDILYAVVDPRIKL
- a CDS encoding ATP-binding cassette domain-containing protein, translated to MIYLRDLSKRFGSKLLFEGLNLHLRPREKVGLVGENGAGKSTLFKIIAGQELPDAGQVDWKKGVRSAMLTQELEQENVSALERALSGLEPYYQVRRDKERCEADEALHRERPDEWGRRLAELENEFQHLGGSELEARAKKILQGLGFKPGEDARPLEEFSGGWRMRVELARLLLQAPDLLLLDEPTNHLDLRSVVWLESFLRSYEGALLLISHDRRFLNALVGRIAELDRGVLTVYTGNYDRYETEKAAKEERLAAEALNQGKRIAEIERFVERFRAKNTKAKQVQSRVKMLDKMERVQVAQQSKSVHFRFPQPPRTGRMVVRLTDIGKSYGAVEVYRDFSIELERGWRIALVGENGAGKSTLLKLMAGVLDADSGQIELGSNVSRAYYSQHHSDALNPNHTVMESMEEVAGHLTRTEKQNLLGAFLFSGDDVQKKVSVLSGGERSRLALARLLAHPSPLMFLDEPTNHLDMKTCEILAAALADFDGTLCVISHDRFFLDAIIDRVWEVDGGGVKEYSGNYSEFEAAKAIEAERAMALKTDKDNQNASPGGDKERKRREAEARNQRYRTLKPLESQLSKTETELERVMDAKSEMEQELAGPDVYEDSQKERLRSLLQRCAELDKEETALQNEWTRLTEQIEQLEQELMEEA